A single window of Acanthopagrus latus isolate v.2019 chromosome 1, fAcaLat1.1, whole genome shotgun sequence DNA harbors:
- the LOC119016964 gene encoding sarcoplasmic reticulum histidine-rich calcium-binding protein-like has translation METAKRRIKTKESSPKMQTELCSNRDGDLPDLILISSPVEHQQEAVTTRRHEGDDDEDGDLPDLILISSPVEHQQEAVTTRRHEGDDDEDGDLPDLILISSPVEHQQEAVTTRRHEGDDDEDGDLPGPTPTRTPVVYRWEAVTTRGHDDDDDESDDDEVLLLKLVLQTCTERDPVLLRRELLSSGIVCSSQESTSKR, from the exons atgGAGACAGCCAAACGGAGGATAAAAACTAAGGAGTCATCaccaaaaatgcaaactgaatTATGCAGTAATCGAg ATGGAGATCTGCCAGATCTGATCCTTATAAGTTCTCCTGTTGAGCACCAACAGGAAGCTGTAACTACACGAAGAcatgagggtgatgatgatgagg ATGGAGATCTGCCAGATCTGATCCTTATAAGTTCTCCTGTTGAGCACCAACAGGAAGCTGTAACTACACGAAGAcatgagggtgatgatgatgagg ATGGAGATCTGCCAGATCTGATCCTTATAAGTTCTCCTGTTGAGCACCAACAGGAAGCTGTAACTACACGAAGAcatgagggtgatgatgatgagg ATGGAGATCTGCCAGGTCCAACCCCTACAAGAACTCCTGTTGTGTACCGATGGGAAGCTGTAACTACACgaggacatgatgatgatgacgatgagagtgatgatgatgaggtgcTGCTGTTAAAACTG GTGCTTCAAACGTGCACAGAAAGAGACCCTGTTCTGCTGAGGAGAGAACTGCTGTCAAGCGGCATAGTTTGTAGCTCTCAGGAAAGTACCAGCAAAAGATGA
- the serping1 gene encoding plasma protease C1 inhibitor codes for MRLQAILCLFLQLLFELSSCTHLTVMPGSTLELPCLSIQTEFTDAAITWEFNGKEINAQSSNSVTLKKDGLYLAISPVTAAEAGEYVCLAKASDVEIIRRYSITVVATIVYTIKTKVGSNVHLPCHFPPSSQVSANALWYKEMGAGMVTRLTLGDSSTGDDAKVEQLYPMDHDQSIILRHTAMEDAGTYHCQSAEGDKLSTVNIIVEVPPTTTPFSCNSFTEAWEPCLDENSRTGEPMLQESITEFSMKLYSYLKEAQPSSNLLFSPISISGILSHLLLGARGDTRRAIERAVCVPHDFHCVHFQLKKLKEKLASSLQMASQIYYNPQMNLTESFTNQSIQFYEAEPVKLLESSKENTDMINNWVANKTNNKINHLVDSVSPSTQLIMLDAVSFSGQWKFKFELKPKKGFFSKLDGDLVRVPLLHHQNYKVVTTHVVELKAQVARFALTGDSSLYILLPPSNTVSDLQHLEARMTDTAVHQMIEDLKTLSPQPVEVTLPQIKLDVQPDMHMLMKKLGLLSLFEGANLCGLYSEDMLVLDDVRHRAFLALTTQGVEAGAVTSAAFSRSFPSFSALRPFVMLLWSDQANVPLFIGRVTDP; via the exons ATGAGACTACAGGCCATACTTTGTCTCTTTCTGCAGCTCCTTTTTGAG ctATCATCATGCACACATCTCACTGTGATGCCTGGTTCAACTCTGGAGCTGCCCTGTCTCTCAATTCAGACTGAATTCACTGATGCAGCCATAACCTGGGAATTCAATG gcaAAGAAATAAATGCCCAGTCGTCAAACTCAGTTACACTTAAAAAGGATGGCCTGTATCTCGCTATATCCCCTGTTACTGCGGCTGAGGCGGGCGAGTATGTGTGTTTGGCAAAGGCGTCAGATGTCGAGATTATAAGGAGATACTCTATTACAGTTGTTG caacaATTGTCTACACCATAAAGACAAAAGTAGGCTCCAACGTTCACCTCCCATGCCATTTCCCACCTTCCAGCCAAGTCTCGGCCAATGCACTTTGGTACAAAGAGATGGGTGCTGGCATGGTGACAAGGCTGACTCTTGGAGACAGTTCAACAGGTGATGATGCAAAAGTTGAACAGCTTTATCCAATGGACCATGATCAATCCATCATACTCAGACACACTGCGATGGAGGATGCTGGAACTTACCATTGTCAATCTGCTGAGGGGGACAAGCTGAGCACTGTAAACATCATTGTTGAAG TTCCTCCTACGACTACTCCTTTCTCATGCAACAGCTTCACTGAAGCATGGGAGCCCTGCCTGGATGAAAACAGTCGCACAGGGGAACCAATGTTGCAGGAATCCATTACAGAGTTTTCCATGAAGCTGTATTCTTACCTCAAAGAAGCTCAACCCTCAAGCAACTTGCTCTTCTCTCCCATCAGTATCAGCGGGATACTATCCCATTTGTTGTTAg GTGCAAGGGGAGACACGCGCAGAGCCATTGAAAGGGCTGTCTGTGTGCCTCACGACTTCCACTGTGTTCACTTCCAGTtgaagaagctgaaagagaAGTTGGCCAGCTCCTTGCAGATGGCTTCTCAGATCTACTACAACCCAC AAATGAATCTGACTGAGTCCTTTACTAACCAGTCCATCCAGTTCTATGAAGCGGAGCCCGTGAAGCTGCTGGAGtccagcaaagaaaacacagatatgaTCAATAACTGGGTggcaaataaaaccaacaataaaATCAATCATCTGGTCGACTCGGTCTCACCCAGTACACAGCTGATAATGCTTGACGCTGTCTCCTTTAGTG GTCAGTGGAAGTTCAAGTTTGAGCTGAAGCCCAAGAAAGGATTTTTCTCAAAACTGGATGGTGATCTGGTGAGGGTGCCACTCCTCCATCACCAAAATTACAAGGTGGTAACGACGCACGTCGTTGAGCTGAAGGCACAG GTGGCGAGGTTTGCTCTCACGGGTGACAGCAGCCTTTACATtctgctgcctccctccaaCACGGTGTCTGACCTGCAGCATTTGGAGGCGAGGATGACGGACACGGCTGTGCATCAGATGATAGAAGATTTGAAAACGCTCTCTCCTCAGCCTGTCGAAGTCACTCTGCCCCAAATCAAGCTGGATGTGCAGCCGGACATGCACATGCTTATGAAGAAATTAG GACTGTTATCGCTCTTCGAGGGTGCTAACCTGTGCGGCCTCTACTCTGAAGACATGCTGGTTTTGGACGATGTCAGACACAGAGCTTTCCTCGCGCTGACCACACAGGGAGTTGAGGCCGGAGCGGTCACCTCTGCTGCATTCTCCCgctccttcccttccttctcTGCCCTGCGGCCTTTTGTCATGCTGCTTTGGAGTGACCAGGCCAACGTGCCGCTCTTCATTGGCAGGGTGACCGACCCTTGA